One Methanobrevibacter wolinii SH DNA segment encodes these proteins:
- a CDS encoding DUF366 family protein, protein MSIIHKHIQEKFSYDGSQIEPMWAFREFNVRGSSIISWRGPMNIHPENIKDFADVGTEIKSNEMFHTMTEFFDCQPANMKIAYLRQRLLILIFNEHLTKKGIIANRDGDDIYIGGRKLSVCIATASISSMKIHFALNIRDEGTPVDVDTIGLFDIKDSNGNQIFNDDNVCDFMNEVLDAYIDELNTLDLDISKTKIL, encoded by the coding sequence ATGTCTATTATACATAAACATATACAAGAAAAATTTTCATATGATGGAAGTCAAATAGAACCTATGTGGGCTTTTAGGGAATTTAATGTAAGAGGTTCCTCAATAATTTCTTGGAGAGGACCTATGAATATTCATCCAGAAAATATTAAGGATTTTGCAGATGTTGGTACTGAAATTAAATCAAATGAGATGTTTCATACTATGACTGAATTCTTTGATTGTCAACCAGCTAATATGAAAATTGCATATTTACGTCAAAGATTATTAATTCTAATTTTTAATGAACATTTAACTAAGAAAGGTATTATTGCTAATAGAGATGGGGATGATATTTATATTGGTGGAAGAAAACTTAGTGTATGTATTGCCACTGCATCAATAAGTTCTATGAAAATCCATTTTGCCCTTAATATTCGTGATGAAGGAACTCCAGTTGATGTAGATACTATTGGCCTTTTTGATATAAAGGATTCTAATGGTAATCAAATATTTAATGATGATAATGTATGTGATTTTATGAATGAAGTTTTAGATGCATATATTGATGAATTAAATACTTTAGATTTAGATATTAGTAAAACTAAAATTTTATAA
- a CDS encoding 6-carboxytetrahydropterin synthase, whose translation MKIIINGINANLRFSAAHMIPTHKSCGFIHGHSYFVDIEIEGEKSGDFNFVVDFKEVKSIVKDICNSLDHRFLVPIYNNHMDFKDIDDEDLSIEAFDDFKNIQFKIEHKGYTIPKEDCVLLPIKYTSAEALSEYFVEKIYDKLSNTSNLKSISACVNEGIGQGAMFTKTIN comes from the coding sequence ATGAAAATAATTATTAATGGAATAAATGCTAATTTAAGATTTTCAGCAGCTCATATGATACCAACTCATAAATCTTGTGGTTTTATTCATGGTCATTCTTATTTTGTTGATATTGAGATAGAAGGTGAAAAATCAGGAGATTTCAACTTTGTTGTTGATTTTAAAGAGGTTAAATCAATTGTTAAAGATATTTGTAATAGTCTTGATCATAGATTTTTAGTACCTATATACAATAATCACATGGATTTTAAAGATATTGATGATGAAGATTTATCTATTGAAGCTTTTGATGATTTTAAAAATATTCAATTTAAAATAGAACATAAAGGTTATACTATTCCTAAAGAAGATTGTGTACTTCTTCCTATAAAATATACTTCTGCAGAAGCTTTATCTGAATATTTTGTTGAAAAAATTTATGATAAACTTTCTAATACTAGTAATCTTAAATCAATTTCTGCATGTGTTAATGAAGGTATTGGTCAAGGTGCAATGTTTACAAAAACTATTAATTAG
- a CDS encoding 7-carboxy-7-deazaguanine synthase QueE, protein MLEAPIVEIFSSIQGEGLLVGRRQIFVRFAGCNLNCSYCDTEASKSSKNGTLRNVDYVVNKINELKTPDLHSVSFTGGEPSLYADFIKEVIDKINFPGFLETNGILTKEINKIDNLKYASLDIKLPENLEDAFDSKIISSEIDSINLLIDKGINVYCKIVVFPNLDLKLFENLIFNVSKAINKKDNLSIIIQPVSPIELWKNDKDKLFKFSEITGKYMDVLIIPQLHKFMNIE, encoded by the coding sequence ATGTTGGAAGCTCCTATTGTTGAAATATTTTCAAGTATTCAAGGTGAAGGTTTACTTGTAGGTAGAAGACAAATATTTGTAAGATTTGCAGGATGTAATCTTAATTGTAGTTATTGTGATACTGAAGCAAGTAAATCTTCTAAAAATGGAACTCTTAGGAATGTTGATTATGTTGTAAATAAAATTAATGAGCTTAAAACTCCTGATTTACATTCTGTTTCATTTACTGGCGGTGAACCTAGTTTATATGCTGATTTTATAAAAGAAGTTATTGATAAAATAAATTTTCCAGGATTTCTTGAAACTAATGGTATATTAACTAAAGAAATTAATAAAATTGATAATTTGAAATATGCTTCTCTAGATATTAAATTACCTGAAAATTTAGAAGATGCTTTTGATTCTAAAATAATATCTTCAGAAATAGATTCTATTAATCTTTTAATAGATAAAGGAATTAATGTTTATTGTAAAATTGTGGTATTTCCAAATTTAGATTTGAAATTATTTGAAAATTTAATTTTTAATGTATCTAAAGCTATTAATAAAAAAGATAATTTATCAATTATAATTCAGCCAGTAAGTCCTATTGAACTTTGGAAAAATGATAAAGACAAATTATTTAAGTTTTCAGAGATTACAGGTAAATATATGGATGTTTTAATTATTCCTCAATTACATAAGTTTATGAATATTGAATGA
- a CDS encoding CBS domain-containing protein gives MNDKSTKSFKKSRNRGSIERETKEADHDGDVMTLVSKDVISVPPTTSIIDTAHLMIEHEFRRIPVTDPGSKKLLGIVTTMDILSFLGGGDKYNIIKYKCNDNYLAAINEPIKEIMTRGVITMNHKATIKETVKAMVDNHVGAMPIVDKDDKLVGIVTERDFALALAGVLTKETVNDYMSSDVITITPGTSLDYTTKFMVRNSFRRLPIVSEDEIAPEHGDKIIGIVTSTDILRYFVDKKFFSQMDTNVASDLLDEVKISEVMSKGARTVEPTTRLGDFAELLKEKNIGGVPVISHDQVVGIITERDIIKAINDN, from the coding sequence ATGAATGACAAAAGCACTAAAAGTTTTAAAAAATCAAGAAACAGAGGATCTATCGAACGTGAAACAAAAGAAGCTGATCATGATGGAGATGTAATGACATTAGTTTCAAAAGATGTTATTTCAGTACCTCCTACTACCTCTATTATTGATACAGCACATTTAATGATAGAACACGAATTTAGAAGAATTCCAGTTACAGATCCTGGTTCAAAAAAATTATTAGGTATTGTAACAACTATGGATATTCTTAGTTTTTTAGGTGGTGGAGATAAATACAATATTATTAAATACAAATGTAATGATAATTATCTCGCTGCAATTAATGAGCCTATTAAAGAAATTATGACTCGTGGTGTAATTACTATGAATCATAAAGCTACTATTAAAGAAACTGTTAAAGCTATGGTAGATAACCATGTAGGTGCAATGCCAATTGTTGATAAAGATGATAAATTAGTAGGTATTGTAACAGAAAGAGATTTCGCTTTAGCACTTGCAGGAGTTTTAACTAAAGAAACAGTTAATGATTATATGTCTTCTGATGTAATTACTATTACTCCAGGAACTTCATTAGATTATACAACTAAATTTATGGTAAGAAATAGTTTCAGAAGATTACCTATTGTAAGTGAAGATGAAATTGCACCAGAACATGGAGATAAAATTATTGGAATTGTAACTTCAACAGATATTTTAAGATACTTTGTTGATAAAAAATTCTTCTCACAAATGGATACAAATGTTGCATCTGACTTATTAGATGAAGTTAAAATATCTGAAGTAATGTCTAAAGGTGCAAGAACTGTTGAACCAACAACAAGACTTGGTGATTTCGCTGAATTATTAAAAGAGAAAAATATTGGTGGTGTCCCAGTAATTAGTCATGATCAAGTTGTTGGAATAATTACTGAAAGGGATATTATTAAAGCAATCAATGATAATTAA
- a CDS encoding CBS domain-containing protein, translated as MQIKNIMSEDLITIDKDQNLLDGLKLFRKNKISRLPVINTNKDNEKELVGIVSERDIAKKLGSSKYEKLSPSALHISSVMVKDVITVDETMNLVDVANIMLDKGIGSVPIESDGIMVGIVSKADFVGICSGKAYEKYTVEDIMTNDIISVSIDERLVHARRVILDNHIGRLLVTEDNELAGIITSKDIIRCLIDFKKHTPDKYQKSQIKNLYVSDLMSGNVETVSKDESIVDVANKMLETGYNGYPVVDENNKVIGIITQTDLLALVADLESD; from the coding sequence ATGCAAATTAAAAACATTATGTCTGAAGATTTAATTACTATCGATAAAGATCAAAATCTTTTAGATGGATTAAAATTATTTAGGAAAAATAAAATTTCTAGATTACCTGTTATTAATACTAATAAAGATAATGAAAAAGAATTAGTAGGTATTGTATCTGAAAGAGATATTGCAAAAAAATTAGGTTCTTCTAAATATGAAAAACTCTCACCATCTGCATTACATATTTCATCTGTAATGGTAAAAGATGTTATTACTGTTGATGAAACAATGAACTTAGTTGATGTAGCTAATATAATGCTTGATAAAGGTATTGGTTCTGTTCCTATTGAATCTGATGGAATTATGGTAGGAATAGTATCTAAAGCAGACTTTGTTGGAATATGTTCTGGTAAAGCATATGAAAAATATACTGTTGAAGATATTATGACTAATGATATTATTTCTGTATCTATTGATGAAAGATTAGTTCATGCAAGAAGAGTTATTCTTGATAATCATATTGGTAGATTACTTGTAACTGAAGATAATGAACTTGCAGGAATTATTACATCAAAAGATATCATTAGATGTTTAATTGACTTTAAAAAACATACTCCAGATAAATATCAAAAATCACAAATTAAAAATCTTTATGTCAGTGATTTAATGTCTGGAAATGTTGAAACTGTCTCTAAAGATGAAAGTATTGTTGATGTTGCAAATAAAATGTTAGAAACAGGATATAATGGATATCCTGTTGTTGATGAAAATAATAAAGTTATTGGTATCATCACTCAAACAGATTTACTTGCTCTTGTAGCAGATTTAGAAAGTGACTAG
- the pheA gene encoding prephenate dehydratase → MIRDIAFLGPEGTFTHEVASRLSNNLLTCDSINHVMDAVIGGKCSKGVVPIENSIEGSVNITLDLLVHSYDLLIEKEIIFPINHNLLAPKGVKLEDITDVFSHPQALAQCHNYLIEHNIKPHQTLSTAAASKKISNIEHSASIGTLKSAELYGLNVLEKNIQDVDNNETRFVVISNHDSRPSSNDKTSIVFSLYDDKPGGLYEILSIFANNHINLSKIESRPSKQGLGKYIFFIDLYGHRKNDKIFRVLEEVSKDTSFFKILGSYPVFKHY, encoded by the coding sequence ATTATTCGAGACATTGCTTTTTTAGGACCTGAAGGAACTTTTACACATGAAGTAGCATCTAGACTTAGTAATAATTTACTTACATGTGATTCAATTAATCATGTAATGGATGCTGTAATTGGTGGTAAATGTTCTAAAGGTGTTGTTCCTATTGAAAATTCTATTGAAGGTTCTGTAAATATAACTTTAGATTTATTAGTTCATTCTTATGATTTATTAATCGAAAAAGAAATAATATTTCCGATTAATCATAATTTACTTGCTCCTAAAGGTGTTAAACTTGAAGATATTACTGATGTATTTTCTCATCCACAAGCTTTAGCACAATGCCATAATTATTTAATAGAACATAATATTAAACCTCATCAAACATTAAGTACTGCTGCAGCATCTAAAAAAATTTCTAATATTGAACATTCTGCTTCTATAGGTACATTAAAGTCAGCAGAATTATATGGTTTAAATGTTTTAGAAAAAAATATTCAAGATGTAGATAATAATGAAACACGATTTGTTGTGATTTCTAATCATGATTCAAGACCTAGTTCTAATGATAAAACTTCTATAGTATTTTCATTATATGATGATAAACCAGGAGGTTTATATGAAATATTAAGTATTTTTGCTAATAATCATATTAATTTAAGTAAAATAGAATCTAGACCATCTAAACAAGGACTTGGAAAATATATATTTTTTATAGATTTGTATGGTCATAGAAAAAATGATAAAATATTTAGAGTATTAGAGGAAGTTTCTAAAGATACTTCATTTTTTAAGATTTTAGGATCATATCCAGTATTTAAACATTATTAG
- a CDS encoding flavoprotein, translating to MTIVLCVTGSIAATKSIQLARDLRRHGQDVKCFMSEAACDIINPISMEFATNQEVVTKLTGKIEHVKYSQEDLILVAPATASTISKFAYKISDTPITALLLAAYGHNTPILMVPSMHDAMYIGISENLDKLKSEGIHFVDPKMAEGKAKFPDIGNIVLESLRLINQNK from the coding sequence ATGACTATAGTTTTATGTGTTACAGGTAGTATTGCAGCTACAAAATCAATTCAATTAGCAAGAGATTTAAGAAGACATGGACAAGATGTTAAATGTTTTATGAGTGAAGCTGCATGTGATATTATTAATCCTATTTCTATGGAATTTGCAACTAATCAAGAGGTAGTAACTAAATTAACTGGGAAAATTGAGCATGTTAAATATTCTCAAGAAGATTTAATTTTAGTTGCTCCTGCTACTGCAAGTACAATTAGTAAATTTGCTTATAAAATATCTGATACTCCAATCACTGCTCTTTTACTTGCTGCATATGGTCATAACACTCCAATATTAATGGTTCCTTCAATGCATGATGCAATGTATATAGGTATTAGTGAAAATCTTGATAAACTTAAATCTGAAGGAATTCATTTTGTAGATCCTAAAATGGCTGAAGGTAAAGCAAAATTCCCAGATATTGGAAATATTGTTCTTGAATCATTAAGATTAATAAATCAAAATAAATAA
- a CDS encoding phosphopantothenoylcysteine decarboxylase domain-containing protein: MSNSISNKKVLINLGGTYEPIDPIRGISNKSSGKMGLALAKEAYIRGYDLTLIAAKCDVEIPSIFNTLHVQTSSEMNNCIKKLIPDFDIFIATAAISDFEPIKMQSHKINSSLNLSLEFKPVEKIIRQIKDINPNVFLVGFKAQYDISEEDLINCANKQIKTAGSNLVVANDLSHEGCGFGSDDNEVILVRDNGTYKKIALSSKDKLAKIIFDDIENSL; the protein is encoded by the coding sequence ATGTCTAATTCTATTTCTAATAAAAAAGTTCTAATTAATTTAGGTGGAACATATGAACCAATTGATCCAATCAGAGGAATTTCTAATAAATCCTCTGGTAAAATGGGTTTAGCTCTTGCAAAAGAAGCATATATTCGTGGTTATGATTTAACATTAATTGCAGCGAAATGTGATGTTGAAATACCATCTATTTTTAATACTCTTCATGTACAAACTTCTTCAGAAATGAATAACTGTATTAAGAAACTTATTCCCGATTTTGATATTTTTATTGCTACTGCAGCAATAAGTGATTTTGAACCTATTAAAATGCAATCACATAAAATTAATTCATCTTTAAATCTTTCACTAGAATTTAAACCAGTTGAAAAAATTATAAGACAAATTAAAGATATTAATCCTAATGTATTTCTTGTTGGTTTTAAGGCACAATATGATATTTCTGAAGAGGATTTAATAAATTGTGCAAATAAACAAATTAAAACTGCAGGATCAAATTTAGTTGTTGCAAATGATTTATCTCATGAAGGTTGTGGTTTTGGTTCTGATGATAATGAAGTTATTTTAGTTCGTGACAATGGAACTTATAAAAAAATAGCTTTATCTTCTAAAGATAAACTTGCAAAAATAATATTTGATGATATTGAAAATTCTCTATAA